A segment of the Curtobacterium sp. MCSS17_007 genome:
TTCGTCACGACGAAGCTGCCGCCGGACAACGCCGACCGGGTCCGGCAGACGATCGAGGAGAGCCTCGAGCAGCTCGGACTCGACCACCTGGACCTGTGGCTCGTGCACTGGCCGCCGAACGGTGAGGCCCGCCCGGACGTGTGGGAGCAGGTCGTCCAGGCGCAGGCCGACGGCCTCACCCGAGCGGTCGGTGTGAGCAACTACTCGCTCGCGCAGATCGACGAGCTCGTGAGTGCGACGGGGACGACCCCGGCGGTGAACCAGATCCGCTGGAGCCCGGTGGAGTACGACGCCGAGGTCGCCGCGGGGCTGCAGCAGCGCGGCGTGGTGCTCGAGGGCTACAGCCCGTTCAAGGCGAGCAACCTGCAGGACCCGACGCTCGTCGAGATCGCGGAGGCGCACGACGCCGACAGCGCGCAGGTCATCGTCGCGTGGCACGTCGCGCACGAGTTCGTCGTGATCCCGAAGTCGTCGAACCCGGAGCGCATCAGGTCGAACGCGGCGGGTGCACACCTCGAGCTGACCGCGGACGAGGTGGCGCGCATCGACGGTCTCGCCAGCTGACCGATGACGACGGCGGGCTCGGGTCGGGAACGGCCGGAGCCCGCCGTCGTCGTACGGTTCGGCGTCGACGGGTCTCAGGCGAGCAGGGAGCGGATGTCCTCGGCGGTCAGGTCGTCCGCGAACAGGGCGTCGTCGTCGATCATGGTGGCGAACAGCTCGGCCTTCTTCGCCGCGAGCGCGAGGACCTTCTCCTCGATGGTGTCCTCGGCGATGAAGCGCTGCACGTTCACGGATCGGGTCTGCCCGATGCGGTGGGTCCGGTCGACCGCCTGCGACTCGGCAGCCGGGTTCCACCACGGATCGAGCACGAAGACCGTGTCGGCCTCGGTCAGGGTGAGGCCGAAACCGCCGGCCTTCAGCGAGATGAGGAACGCGGGCGCGGTGCCGGTGCGGAAGCGGTCGATGACCTGGGGGCGCTTCCTCGTCGACCCGTCGAGGTACTCGTAGCCGATGCCCCGCGCGTCGAGGGCGTCCGCGACCATCCGCAGGAAGGTCGTGAACTGACTGAACACGAGCGCGCGACGGCCCTCGGCGGCGAGCTGCTCGAGCTCGTCGAGCAGCAGGTCGAGCTTCGCCGACGGCACGGGCGTCCGATCGGCGCCGGACTCGTCGCCGTCGTGCGACTCCTGCACGAGTGCCGGGGACAGCGCGAGCATCCGCAGGAGCGTCAGCGACCGGAAGACGATCATGCGGTTCCGCGGCAGGTCGTCGATGAGGTCGAGCACCTTCAGGCGCTCGCGGTTCAGCGTCGTCTCGTAGAGCGCCCGGTGCGCCGGGTCGAGCGTCACACGCACGACCTGCTCCTGCTTCGGCGGCAGGTCGGCGGCCACGCTCTCCTTCGTCCGTCGGAGCATGAGCGGCCGGATGCGTCGCCGGAGCCGGGCCGTGAGCTCCTTGCGGGCCTCCCCGCGCAGGTCGGGGGAGCCGAGCGGCTTGACGAAGTCGTCGCCGAACCGCGACCACGACGACAGCAGGCCCGGAGCGACGACGTGGAACAGCGCCCACAGGTCGGTGAGCCCGTTCTCGAGTGGCGTGCCGGTGATCGCGAACTTCACCGGTGCGTGCAGGTCAGCCGCCACCCGGTGCGTCTGGGACTGCGGGTTCTTCACGAACTGGGCCTCGTCGAGCAAGAGCGCGGACCACGGCAGCTCGGTGTACGCCGCCGCGTCGAGCCGGAGCAGGGCGTACGAGGTCACGACGACGTCGGACGCGGCTGCCGCCCGACCGATGCGCGCGTGGTCCTTCAGCGAGGTCGCCGTGACGGTGGTCACGCGGAGCGACGGGGTGAAGCGTGCGGCCTCGTCCGCCCAGTTGCCGACGACGGAGGTGGGCGCGACGACGAGGAAGGGGGCACCGTCCGGCTCGGAGGCCCGTGCTGCGGCGATCATCGCGAGCACCTGCAGCGTCTTGCCGAGTCCCATGTCGTCGGCGAGCACCCCGCCGATGCCGTGCTCGCGGAGGAACCGGAGCCACGCGTACCCGGCGTGCTGGTACGGCCGGAGCTCGGCGTGCACGGTGTCCGGTACCGGGACGTCGCCCGGCGGCGTCGCGTCGAGGAGCCCCGCGGCGATCCGCTGCCACCGTTCGTCGTGTTCGGTCTCGTCGGCGAGCTGGTCGAACTCCGACCAGATCCCGGCCTGCAGTGGCGTCACCGTGAGGGGCTGGTCGGGCTCCCACTCGTCGAGCTCGCGGGCCTCCTCGATGACCTCCTTGAGCCGGTCGAACGCCGGATCCGCCAGCGACAGGTAGGACCCGTCGATGAGCTTCATCCGGCGGTCGCGGTTCGCCAGGGCGCGGAGCAGCGGGGTGAACGGGAGCTGCTTGCCGTTGACGGTGACGAAGATGCCGAGGTCGAACCAGTCGTGCTTGTCCGAGGGCATCGTCGTGACGCGGACGTGCGGTCGCCCGGTCAGCCGCTCGTGGTCGCCCGGTTCGCCCTGCACGACGGTCCGCACGCCGAGCCCGGGCAGCGCCGGCAGCAGCTCGTGGGCGAACACGGCGACGTCCGCGCCGTCGAAGGCGCCGTCCGCGAACCAGTCCAGACCGCCGCCGGGGCCCGACGACTCGGTCTCGTCCGCCGCGTGCAGGCCGGTCAGGTCGGGGAGCGGCCCGTGCAACGCGACGGGGTCCTTCCGCCCGTCGACGTGCCACCGCCACTGCAGGTGCACGCGGTCGTCGGTCCGGGGCGCCCGCGCCGGTTCGAACGTCGCCGTGAGGACGAGTTCCGGCGGTGTCCGGTCGGGCAGTTCGACCGACCCGTCGGAGCTCACGAGGCCGAGGGATCCTCGGAGCTTCGGCGTCCAGTCGGCCAGGAACTCGTCGACCGCCTCGGCCGGGACGGTGATGCGGGTGCCGTCGACGAGCATGCGGCGCTGGTCGTCGGGCACGGGAGCCGGGGTCGGCGCGAGTGCGACGTGGAACTCCGGGCTCTCACGGAACGCGTAGACGCCGTGGTCGCCGATCGTGCGGGCCGCGCCCTCGGGCACCGGTCGGCCGTCGACGACCGCACTCGCACCGATGACGAGCGCGCCGTCGTGGCGGGCTGCGTCGAGGAGGACCCGCGCCTCGGCACCGAGGACTGCTCCGCCCTCGCGCTTGCCGGTGACGAAGGCGATGCCCAGCCCGGGCGCCTGCCGCAGCAGCGGCCAGAGCAGGGGGCTGCCGAAGTCGTCGAGGTGCACCCAGTCGCTCTCGCCCGGCAGTCCGGCGAGCTGCCCCGCGCGGTGCAGCGCGGAGAACTGCAGGAACCAGGCGTGCTGTTCGGGTGCGATGCCGAGCCGGTTCATCGAGTAGGGGAGCGTGCCCCAGGTGAGCTGCCCGCGCACCCAGTTGCCGGCGGCGCTCCGGGTGACCGGGCGGACGCCGAGCCGGACGCTGCGGGCGCGGGACGGGAGTGCCCGACCGGCGGCTCGCG
Coding sequences within it:
- a CDS encoding aldo/keto reductase produces the protein MTDHANPSVSVTGGSMPLLGFGTWQIPDADAPAAVGAALEAGYRHIDTATGYSNQRGVGKALADSGLARDDVFVTTKLPPDNADRVRQTIEESLEQLGLDHLDLWLVHWPPNGEARPDVWEQVVQAQADGLTRAVGVSNYSLAQIDELVSATGTTPAVNQIRWSPVEYDAEVAAGLQQRGVVLEGYSPFKASNLQDPTLVEIAEAHDADSAQVIVAWHVAHEFVVIPKSSNPERIRSNAAGAHLELTADEVARIDGLAS
- a CDS encoding DEAD/DEAH box helicase, which translates into the protein MPAAPMIDAVDVIRFVGPQTFGRARDVVRAGLVEEATWHDDGTVTAIVSGSADEPYELRVETTVARGEFVRPVRSTCSCPLGGDCKHVAAALLTINARALAAAAAPRTAAPTSAPPAPDWRHDLARLAGDDAQVATPQGTPMGLQFELRDAVPAALASRARAAGRALPSRARSVRLGVRPVTRSAAGNWVRGQLTWGTLPYSMNRLGIAPEQHAWFLQFSALHRAGQLAGLPGESDWVHLDDFGSPLLWPLLRQAPGLGIAFVTGKREGGAVLGAEARVLLDAARHDGALVIGASAVVDGRPVPEGAARTIGDHGVYAFRESPEFHVALAPTPAPVPDDQRRMLVDGTRITVPAEAVDEFLADWTPKLRGSLGLVSSDGSVELPDRTPPELVLTATFEPARAPRTDDRVHLQWRWHVDGRKDPVALHGPLPDLTGLHAADETESSGPGGGLDWFADGAFDGADVAVFAHELLPALPGLGVRTVVQGEPGDHERLTGRPHVRVTTMPSDKHDWFDLGIFVTVNGKQLPFTPLLRALANRDRRMKLIDGSYLSLADPAFDRLKEVIEEARELDEWEPDQPLTVTPLQAGIWSEFDQLADETEHDERWQRIAAGLLDATPPGDVPVPDTVHAELRPYQHAGYAWLRFLREHGIGGVLADDMGLGKTLQVLAMIAAARASEPDGAPFLVVAPTSVVGNWADEAARFTPSLRVTTVTATSLKDHARIGRAAAASDVVVTSYALLRLDAAAYTELPWSALLLDEAQFVKNPQSQTHRVAADLHAPVKFAITGTPLENGLTDLWALFHVVAPGLLSSWSRFGDDFVKPLGSPDLRGEARKELTARLRRRIRPLMLRRTKESVAADLPPKQEQVVRVTLDPAHRALYETTLNRERLKVLDLIDDLPRNRMIVFRSLTLLRMLALSPALVQESHDGDESGADRTPVPSAKLDLLLDELEQLAAEGRRALVFSQFTTFLRMVADALDARGIGYEYLDGSTRKRPQVIDRFRTGTAPAFLISLKAGGFGLTLTEADTVFVLDPWWNPAAESQAVDRTHRIGQTRSVNVQRFIAEDTIEEKVLALAAKKAELFATMIDDDALFADDLTAEDIRSLLA